The nucleotide sequence AACATTCGTTACATGTTATCGCCATTATCCGTTTTTAATGGCGACGTATTGTTAGCGGCAAAAAAACCAGCCGGCGGTATGCACATTTTATTGGGTGACTTTACCGGCCATGGCTTACCCGCTGCTATTGGTGCGATGCCACTGGCTGAAATCTTTTATGGTATGACGGCAAAAGGTTTTGCGATTCGTGAAATCCTGCGCGAAATTAACCTGAAATTAAAAGGTATTTTACCCATCGGCTTTTTTTGCTGTGCCGTGATGGTGGATCTTAATACCGAGCGTAAAAGTGCCTCTGTATGGATGGGGGGGGTACCGGATTGTTATTTGTTACGTGCTGATAATAAGGTTGTTGAAACCCTGTCATCATCAAACTTACCTTTGGGTGTTCTGAGCAATGAACAATTTAGCGACGAATTGCAGGAATTCCCCATGGAAGCGGAAGACCGTTTGTTTTTATGGTCTGACGGTATTCTTGAAGCCAGAAACCAACAGGGTGAAATGTTTGGTGATGAGCGGCTGAAATCCATTTTTGATACCGCTCATACACCAGCATCGGTTTTTGAAGACATTCAGCATCAGTTGGCGTCTTTTACCGAAGGCAGTGAACGCGATGACGATACCACCTTAATTGAAGTGAAAATGGTGGAAGATTCGGTTCGTGATGATATGGAAATGCAAATGAATTCCGGCCCGGTATCTGGCCCGATTGATTGGCAAATGCATTATCACCTTGGTCCGGAAACGTTAAAAAACTTCAATCCGTTGCCACTGATGATTCATGTCATGATGGAAGTACCTGGCTTGCGTGCGATGGGCGGGCAGCTATATACGGTCATGGCGGAACTGTTTTCTAATTCGTTTGAGCACGGCGTACTTGGGCTGCATTCTGCTCAAAAATCCAGTGCTGATGGCTTCCTGCAATATTATAAAGACCGTGAAAAACGTCTGGCCGAATTATCCGGTGGTTTTATTGATATCCACATGAAACATGAAGGGGATGGCCACAGCGGCAGTTTAACCTTATTAATAGAAGACAGTGGTGACGGGTTTGATTTTAATGCCATCCGTTGTCAGGAAAACCCTTATTCCGGACGTGGTATTCCTTTGATCTCCGAAGTCTGTGAATCATTGAAATATCACGACAAAGGCAATAAGGTGGAGGCCGTGATACGCTGGCCAAATAAGAGGACGGGCTGATGGGATCAATGGCAGATCATTTTGATCTGGAATCCTTTGAAATGTTGAAAGACGTTATGGAAGACGAATTTGATGAGTTATTAACTGTGTATGTTAAAGATTCCGATCAGCGTTTACCGACTCTTCACCAGGCGCTACATGAGAGTGATGCAACACAGTTGCGAGAGCTTGCTCATAGTTTTAAAGGCTCCAGCAGCAATATCAGCGCTGCCCCTTTAGCGGAACTGTGTCGCCAGGTTGAGCAGGCCGCCCGCGATGAACAGCTTCATGATCTGGATGTGGTATTGAGCCAAATCGACGTTGAATATGCTCAGGTCAGAGCGTTAATCCAGACCCTTCTCTGATTTTTCCCTTTTGTTCAAACGACGGATGTTAAAGTTGGCCTAACGGTTGCTATTTATCTCTCAGGTATTTTATTTGTACGGAGAGTGGCATGAACCCGACCGAAGTCAGCCAGGGTGGCTTGTTCAGTCTTTTACCCGCATTTTCAACCATAGAAACCCCGCAAGGTGGGGTCTGGTCAGATCAGGAAAGCGAATTTGGTGCTTTGCTGGAAGGGCTGACCCCGTTGCTTGAGCCGTCTGAACTTAGCGATGGCGCACAGCCTTTGGCAGCGCAACTGTTGCCGCTGAACGGACAGCCTTTGCCGCAACCTGGCGGAGAGCCTATTCAACCGTCGGTGTTATTAGCCAGTATTCGCCAATCTCAGGGCATCGCTTCTTCTGGACTACAAACCGGTGATGCCGTAACAGAAGAGATGTTTGCTGAGGAAGATGGTGAAGGCTCGGCTTTGATTCTGCCTTCTTCACTATCCGACACTGACACTCCAGCTGTTGTGGTGGGAGCGACTTCCGTTGCTCTGTCCGGGATACCAGCACAACAAACGATACAGCAATCAACACAACCACTAACGCAGCAAGATATGGCCGCACTGAAAGTGATCAATGGCCATGCCACTAATAATCCAACTGAAGAAACGGCTATGTTGGAGGAATCTGAGCTATCAGATATGACGCTGGAGTCTGAAGGCGAAGCCGAGGGTTCTGCAGTGACTCAGATTCGTAGTGACCAGCCTGTTGCTGCCTCTAAGTTGGCTCAGGGTGCCGATGTGGCCGATGTTAAAGTGTCTGGCATGGCGGATATAACACCGGTATCCAATGCACTGTCGGCTGACGCTGAGATGACCGATGACGTCATTGTCACCGAAGCCGAAGCGGAACAGCTGGAAGAGCAGGAGCTGGTGACTCAGAATAAAGAGCGCCTGGAATTTGGCCGTGATAAAGAACAATGGGCGCCGGCGCTGGGCAGCCGCATTGTCACCATGGTAGCGGATAATATTCAGCAGGCTGAAATCCATTTGGATCCACCGGAACTGGGTTCCATGGAAATTAAGATGCAGCTGAATCAGGAGCAAACCAGCATTCAGGTTCAGGTGCAGTCACCCCAAGTGCGTGATGTGTTAGAAGCGAACGCCCAGCGGTTACGTGATGCTCTGGCTGAGCAAGGATTGGAGTTGGCTGGCTTTGATGTCAGTCAGCAGCAGTCGGAATCTGGCCAGGGTGGACAGCAGCAGGATGCTCCGGCGGGAGATTCTGGTAACACTGACACATTAATGGCGGCTGATGAGTCTGGTGCTGCCACGGTGACCGTACGTCAAAGTGATGGTTTACTTGACGCCTATGCCTGACCACTGGATGAAACTTCTTTAGCTTTCTTCTGAAGGGTTCGGGCTACCTCTATCAGGCCCGGATCCTGTTTAAACACGTCTTTCCCTCCGATTTCTGTCAGATCACTCCGGCGCTTATGCCAGAACCTTCTAAACTTCAGAAGTAATGTAAAAATCATGTGTCGCATTTTTGACGAAAAAGCGTGGCATGAGTATTGCTATTTTGACTGAGAGCAGGAGAAGCTGATTATGGCTGCAGAGCAGGATTTAAAACTCGATACACCGGAAGAAGCCGCATCAGGCGGTGGCAAAAAAAAGCTGATTCTTATTATTGTCGGCGCTTTGCTGCTGGTGGGTATTGCTGTTGGGGTGACCTGGTTTCTGATGAGTGGTGGTGACGAAGCCGAAGCGGATGCTGCGGTGGAAGAAGCACCAGCGGAAGAAGTGGTCGAGGAAGAGCCTGAGATCCCGGCGCAGTATGTGGTGTTAAAACCCGAGTTTGTGGTCAGTTTTCAGGTTGGCACACGCCAGCGTTTTTTACAGGCCAGTATTGAAGTGATGACCCGTAAACAAACCATTGTTGATGCGCTGACACTGCACGAACCTATGATTCGTAATGACATCATCCGGATTATGGGAGAGCAGGACTTTAATCAGCTGAGAACGGCTGAAGGGCGGGTGGCGTTG is from Bacterioplanoides sp. SCSIO 12839 and encodes:
- a CDS encoding fused response regulator/phosphatase, yielding MDAIKILIADDNQIDRMVLSRIVRNQGYEVCEVANGQEAIDTVPQFRPDIILMDVMMPEVDGKEAARHIKSNADDDFIPIIFLTSLTDAQSLSDCIDSGGDDFLSKPYNPTILQAKINSFSRMRNMHKTMQAQRDTIARNNEHLLHEQQVAKAVFDNVAHAGCLSAPNIRYMLSPLSVFNGDVLLAAKKPAGGMHILLGDFTGHGLPAAIGAMPLAEIFYGMTAKGFAIREILREINLKLKGILPIGFFCCAVMVDLNTERKSASVWMGGVPDCYLLRADNKVVETLSSSNLPLGVLSNEQFSDELQEFPMEAEDRLFLWSDGILEARNQQGEMFGDERLKSIFDTAHTPASVFEDIQHQLASFTEGSERDDDTTLIEVKMVEDSVRDDMEMQMNSGPVSGPIDWQMHYHLGPETLKNFNPLPLMIHVMMEVPGLRAMGGQLYTVMAELFSNSFEHGVLGLHSAQKSSADGFLQYYKDREKRLAELSGGFIDIHMKHEGDGHSGSLTLLIEDSGDGFDFNAIRCQENPYSGRGIPLISEVCESLKYHDKGNKVEAVIRWPNKRTG
- a CDS encoding Hpt domain-containing protein — translated: MGSMADHFDLESFEMLKDVMEDEFDELLTVYVKDSDQRLPTLHQALHESDATQLRELAHSFKGSSSNISAAPLAELCRQVEQAARDEQLHDLDVVLSQIDVEYAQVRALIQTLL
- a CDS encoding flagellar hook-length control protein FliK, which produces MNPTEVSQGGLFSLLPAFSTIETPQGGVWSDQESEFGALLEGLTPLLEPSELSDGAQPLAAQLLPLNGQPLPQPGGEPIQPSVLLASIRQSQGIASSGLQTGDAVTEEMFAEEDGEGSALILPSSLSDTDTPAVVVGATSVALSGIPAQQTIQQSTQPLTQQDMAALKVINGHATNNPTEETAMLEESELSDMTLESEGEAEGSAVTQIRSDQPVAASKLAQGADVADVKVSGMADITPVSNALSADAEMTDDVIVTEAEAEQLEEQELVTQNKERLEFGRDKEQWAPALGSRIVTMVADNIQQAEIHLDPPELGSMEIKMQLNQEQTSIQVQVQSPQVRDVLEANAQRLRDALAEQGLELAGFDVSQQQSESGQGGQQQDAPAGDSGNTDTLMAADESGAATVTVRQSDGLLDAYA
- a CDS encoding flagellar basal body-associated FliL family protein, producing MAAEQDLKLDTPEEAASGGGKKKLILIIVGALLLVGIAVGVTWFLMSGGDEAEADAAVEEAPAEEVVEEEPEIPAQYVVLKPEFVVSFQVGTRQRFLQASIEVMTRKQTIVDALTLHEPMIRNDIIRIMGEQDFNQLRTAEGRVALQQQLLKHLQMSMKREAGSSEVEAVLFTNFVMQ